Proteins from one Hemiscyllium ocellatum isolate sHemOce1 chromosome 8, sHemOce1.pat.X.cur, whole genome shotgun sequence genomic window:
- the ppp2r3c gene encoding serine/threonine-protein phosphatase 2A regulatory subunit B'' subunit gamma, which translates to MAVAGVDSEAPSRDWKRTLKDSLAVVASQKPKTSDQEPKDNEMDLFTKYYVEWRGGRKKNNLSYKSIPRFYYRLPAEDEILLQKLREESRAVFLQRKSRELLDNEELQNLWFLLDKHQTPPLIGEEAMINYENFLEVKEKAGQKCKQFFAAKIFAKLLHNDAYGRISIMQFFNYVMRKVWLHQTRIGLSLYDVAGQGYLRESDLENYILELIPTLPQLDGLEKSFYSFYVCTAVRKFFFFLDPLRTGKIKIQDILACSFLDDLLELRDEELSKESQESNWFSAPSALRVYGQYLNLDKDHNGMLSKEELSRYGTGTLTGVFLDRVFQECLTYDGEMDYKTYLDFVLALENRKEPAALQYIFKLLDMENKGYLNVFSLNFFFRAIQEQMKLHGQEPVSFQDVKDEIFDMVKPKDPYKITLQDLISSGQGDTVSSILIDLNGFWTYENREVLVANDNDGSADLDDS; encoded by the exons ATGGCGGTTGCTGGGGTCGATTCCGAGGCACCGTCTCGCGACTGGAAACGGACGCTGAAGGATAGCTTGGCTGTTGTGGCCTCCCAGAAAC CTAAAACATCTGACCAAGAACCAAAGGACAATGAGATGGATCTCTTCACCAAGTATTATGTTGAATGGAGAGGGGGCAGGAAAAAGAACAACCTATCTTACAAAAGCATCCCGAGATTTTATTATAGG CTTCCAGCAGAAGATGAAATTCTGTTGCAGAAATTAAGGGAAGAATCCAGGGCAGTATTTCTTCAAAGGAAGAGTAGAGAATTGTTGGATAATGAAGAGCTACAG AATTTGTGGTTTTTGCTAGACAAACATCAAACCCCTCCCCTGATAGGAGAGGAAGCAATGATAAATTATGAAAACTTTCTGGAGGTCAAAGAGAAAGCTGGACAGAAATGCAA GCAGTTTTTTGCAGCTAAGATCTTCGCAAAACTCTTGCACAATGATGCATATGGAAGGATCTCCATAATGCAGTTCTTCAACTATGTCATGAGAAAAG TTTGGCTGCATCAAACAAGGATAGGTCTGAGTTTATATGATGTAGCTGGTCAAGGATATCTTCGTGAATCT GATTTGGAAAATTACATTTTGGAGTTGATTCCAACTTTACCACAGCTTGATGGCTTAGAAAAGTCCTTCTATTCATTCTATGTGTGCACTGCTGTTAGAAAGTTCTTTTTCTTTCTCGACCCACTCCGAACAG GTAAGATAAAAATCCAAGATATTTTGGCCTGCAGCTTCTTGGATGATTTGTTGGAG CTCAGAGATGAGGAGCTGTCTAAGGAAAGTCAAGAATCAAATTGGttttctgcaccttctgcatTGAGAGTATATG GTCAGTACTTAAATCTAGATAAAGATCACAATGGAATGCTCAGCAAAGAAGAGTTATCGCGTTATGGTACTGGAACTCTTACGGGTGTGTTTTTGGATAGGGTTTTTCAGGAGTGCCTAACGTATGATGGAGAAATG GATTACAAGACCTATTTGGATTTTGTTCTTGCTTTGGAAAACCGAAAGGAACCTGCTGCTCTCCAATATATCTTTAAATTACTAGATATGGAAAATAAGGGTTACCTTAATGTTTTTTCCCTAAACTTCTTCTTCAGG GCTATACAAGAGCAAATGAAACTTCATGGGCAGGAGCCAGTTTCCTTTCAGGATGTTAAG GATGAAATCTTTGACATGGTTAAACCCAAAGATCCATATAAAATCACCCTTCAAGATTTAATAAGCAGTGGACAAGGAGACACCGTCAGCAGTATTCTAATTGATCTGAATGGTTTTTGGACTTATGAAAACAGAgaagttcttgttgcaaatgACAATGATGGTAGTGCTGATCTGGATGATTCATGA